Part of the Musa acuminata AAA Group cultivar baxijiao chromosome BXJ2-7, Cavendish_Baxijiao_AAA, whole genome shotgun sequence genome is shown below.
TTAAAAAGATGACTAATGATAATGATTCACACAATGTTGTTGAAAGATTTAAATACTTGAGTAGTTTGCATGATCTCAGGGCAATGATAGTATTAGGATCACCAAGGTTTAATACAAGAGACCATCAACCACATCTCAACTAGAAAGAGCAAAATTTCAATTGAGAGAACCAAGCAAATGTCATAGACTAAATTACAAGTCAATAAACAAAAGGGATTAGCCTATATCTGACCTTGTTCATGTACTCTGTATACCTTTCTCCGAAGGACTCCACCATCAACGCTTCCTCAAACTCTGCCTTCCGCCCGTAGTAGACCAGACAAACAGCAACGAGGAACAGCAAACTGAGCGGCGCCCGCAGGGTGATGCAATGCAGTGAGAACAGCAGCATCGTCGAAGCATAGATGGGATGACGCACCCACCTGTAGGGGCCGAACTGCACCACCGCCGTCGGCACCACCACCTTCTCTGAGTAATTCGCCAGATAGAGAACCGAGTGGTACCGCATGAAGAGCGTCACCGCGACCAGAGCCCAGACACCCGCATTGGCCCACCCGCCGGATATCATGTGCAGCTCAGGCCCCTCGTACGCCGCAAGCCAATGACCGACCAACACGAGGACCGCGAAGCCGACCTGGAAAGGGCCGGGGAGGCGGACGTCCCACTTGGTGTCGTGCGGGCGGGCGTAGAGGTCACCGTAGAGGCGTCGGCGGACGGACGactcgaagaagaagaagtagtggTAAACGAAGAAGAGGACAACGGGCCAGCCCTCAAGAAAACCATTGAAGTGGGCCGGGGGTACGACCGTGAGCCAGGCGACGGCGGCGGTAACGACGGCGAGCTGCTCGAGGATCGAAGCGCGGCTGAGGGAGTGCTTGCGGAAGCAGAGGAGGCCATAGGCGGCGAGGGCAGCGGCGGAGATCCAGGGCCAGAAGATCCAGGTCCAGCTAAAATAGGTCCAGAAGAAGGGGTTGAGCACGAGAGAGACGGCCTTCTTGACGGCGGCGATGGCGATGGCGAGGACCGCGGACCACTTGCAGATGGCGAGAGGGGTAACACGGTCGAGGTCGAGGTCGAGGTCGAAGGGAGGCAGCGGGAGAGAGGAGGTTTTGGAGAGGGCTTGGGGAGGGAGGGCAAGGTGTTTGTGGTTGGGTCCGAGAGAGAGAGTGAGCGATGGGAACTTGTGCGGGAGGGGAGAGTTGGGAGAGAGGGCGAGGGAAGGGCGGAGGAGGGAGAAGAGGGGTCGGGGTTTGggccgggtaggagaagggagggGAGGAGGGAAGTGGAGGAAGCGAGCGGTAGTTCCCATCGGGTAAGACGAGACCGAGCAGGGGAGAGAAGTCGGGACTCCAAACGAGCTTATCCTCCTCGTCTCCGCCACACGAACCAGGCACGCGTGCGTGTAGGGTTTTAACCTGGTTCGACTCGACCCGTAACTGTCAATTAAGTTTCTCATCTTAATACCTTAAAATTAAAATGATTCGAGAGCCTCAATGATTGGGCGGCCGCATATGTGCATCTATGCGTACCTCTGTCCGCATGTACGCTAGTAAGTCATCGACCCCATCAATTAAACCAACAAGAACGAGGATACGTTGACTGTTACAAAGACTAGCTTGAAGCAATGCAAGAAACAATTCACACTAGAAGACCACATCCGCGTGCTGCTGCCATCAAGACGCAGTCGTACAATGTGCTGCAGAACAATGCAGGGAGCGGAGTGGCTGACACAGGAAGGAGGAGACGCAGAAGCTTTGGACAACGATGGACCCATCAGACAAAGTACTACATGTAATAAGCTGGTGGATAAGCTTTCACCAGATGTGCCAGAAATCTGAACTTAAAATGGCTACTTCATTTGATTGTTAATTTCGATAGTTCAAATACATAAAATTCTTGCAAACCCACAAACGTATTCTTTGTTGTGTTTGTTGGCTGCAAACCAGAAGATTTCAGTACCCTCTTGTTGTTGTCGGCAGCTCCTAACATCACTTCCTTTGCAGTCCAAAATTTTCATGACTTCTTTGCCAACAAATGCCGATCTCTGGGACAGAAGTCCGGTCCCATCTGCCTGCATCACGCAAGCCAAAGATTATATGATTAGTCAACATGTTGATATTTAGAATACATGATGACAAGAGAAACCTGATTACAGATAGATAGATGTACCTCATCAGAGATTGGTTAGATGAATCAGGACCAATTGCCTGGAAGCATGTTTAACTTTTACGGCAATGACCGAAAGGTTACACTAAGCTTCAGTAGGCTTCCATGCGGATATGGCATAAGTGATCCTTCCCTTCCATCCCTGAATCAACCATCGGCTATCTTCATCGATAACGAAATCCTTGTGATAGCAGCTCTTCACCTTATCATTGGCTTTCTTCATGATGTCGGGGTCCAGCGGAAGCTGCACAAACCCAGCCCTGAGGTTCCTGACCTGCCACTGCTTGTATGTCTCAGGTCTCTCGACCCTTTCTGAGCCTTCACATGCTATAACATTAAGAGCCTCCCTTCCAAAGAGATCCTTCTCGATCAATAACCTTTGTTCATCGTCGCGCGGCACATTCGTTTCAAGCATGTCAAACAAAGCAGAGAAGTGGAAGAGAGCCTCTCGGAAGCGTGTTACAAAGAAGGGGGCACTGTATGATCCATTTACGACTCCATGGATGAAAGCATCTGGGTTCATCTTCCTAATTGTGTTGAGGACCCGATTCCTGGGACTATCCACAATGACAGTCTCATCAATGAGATTCCTGAAGCGGTACAAACAGTTGACCACCACAACCTCATCTTTAGCAATGTGAAGATCCTCAACCCGAATGCTCTCCCATTTAGAGGCAATGGCCTGATACTCGAAAGGAACATTAAAACCTTTTGCATAAGCTGCCAGCCTTTGCCCTGTCTCTTCAATTCTCTCTGTGGGACGGAAACCTGGCTGAGGCACATCGATACCAGTTATTCGCAATTTTGGTGGGCCACCCTCCCTAGTGGCGAGACGCTGGATAAGGCATGGCCACTGAAACCCAAAATAGATgccaaaatcaatgatatgaaccttTGATGCCTTCTCTGCCAGATTAAGTATCGTCTGATTAGAGAAAAAATGTGAAATCCTCTTGAACGGACATGCTGCAAGATACAAATGATAAGCCTTCAATATATCGGTTGCGGTGGTCCTCTTTGCCACAAGAGCCTGATAGATCTGACTTCCCATGCCAGCTAAGCGAGCCTCAAGACCGTCCGCAAAGCAATGTGCCAACCTCTGAGACCCATCTCCATTAGGTGAAGAGTGCTGTCTAATTTGCTTCAGCAGTTCATTAGCGGTTCGCCTGTCATCAACTGCCACAGCTTGCGCACACAGGATGAGAAGAGTTCTGAGATCCACCACCTCTTTCTTTGTTTGCTTCTTTCGTCGTGTCTTGCCACCACTTGAACCCTTTGTTGGAACATTCTGGGCACTTTTGCTTGCCTCATTCTGCATTGCTTCCCGTAGATCAGACATCTTCTTAGAGCATTTATCTCCCTGATAAAGCAAAACCATGTCAAACATTTCAGACCTGACTTCTCCATCAGATGAAACAGCCGACTGTTTATTGTTCCTCCCCTCTGTCAAATCCAAGTCCTCCATGTTTGGATTCTTCCGAACTCTGGAACCATTTGACGAAATTGTTTTCTCCACCTTCCCCTTGCTATTGCACAGTTTACCATCTCTTTTTGGTATCTGAACCGATGAAACACCATAAGACTCTAAGTTGATAAACAATTTATCATTGCTGGGAAGGAACTTGCGTGCTTCTTCGACTCCTCTCTTGAAATGCCAGGTCGGCATGCTTCCGAAAAACAAATTAGGAGATATGGTCACATTATTAAACGGCTCCTCTATGCTACTGATGCTGTTATAGGAGCTAGATGGAGTCTGAGGTGAATAATCAACAGAACCCGGGCAAGTGAGTGACTGTTGGTAATCCGAAGAATCACAGACGGAGCTATTGTCTGCAACCCTGCTGCTACTACTGGCACCACCTCTATAGAGATTCCCATACCGATCATTGCTTCTCTCATCAGGGCTCCCTGAACAATGGTGACCATCGAACAGTGGCCGATCAGGGGATGGTGGGTACTTTTGGCCAAGGATGTCATAGAAGGGTTTCACCGCAGCTCGAAGGGCTGAGTCTTCTTTGTAAGTACTAACCTTCTCATCTATATCCTCCTCCAGAAGCATTCGGCTTATGTAGTTTAGGGCGATGTCCGAGTAGAAGATATCACTATCTTCTGGATTATCACCCTCGACACTTGTGCTAATGGATGTCGGATAGCTACTTTGGTTGGTCAGGGAAGACATTTGTGCCAAGTCTACATAGTTAACATGCCCTAGAAAGGGCTGCGACTCTCCTAACCCAATAGCCCGGAAAATGTTTTGATCGGAATAGAAATCATCATAACTCAGTCCGCTCATCATGCCGGACAATTCACGGAGGCCAGAATCCATAACCATTGAACCAGATATCTTCTACACTACCTAAATTTAGATCAAGATAAACCCTAAGTAATCACCTGGTACTAACCCTTCTTACAGTCCAGCAACCAGAATAAGATCTACAAATCCTAATTTCTCGTCAAGGGTTATACGAAGAACCAGAGTTCGGTGAAATGCTGGTGGAATGCCACCAGTTGATTCCGGATAGCTGCCAATCTCTAACTTTTACGGAACTAAAGCTACCACAGACTTAATTTGACACGAATCAAAATCTGCAGTTCTACGAAATAAGATCCTTAACATGAACAGCGAAGCAGTCAAAGAAAAAGGATCAATCAAAACACAAATAACAGGATGGAGGTATATATCGAGGAAGACAGAAAATATGTAAGAAACGAAGTGTTCAGCCCTATATCCTCATGAACTGATTTCATCCACCATCAAGAACCATGGAACGATCCAAAGAAGGAAACTTTACGATCAAGGAAAGAGTCAGACCAGACGGAAACAAAGGTTGGCGGCCCCAAATCCCGCCGCGGAGCAAGAGGAGGCAGAGACAGAGGCGGCAGAGGCTTGCCTTATCAAAATCCTGCTACTGTGGGAGGCAAAAGAAAAGGCGAAGCAGAGGGAgagggagatggagatggagttgGAAAGGGTGGCCGAGCTCGAGAAATAGTGGTTTGCTTGCCTTGCCTTTTGGTCCACCTTCTTCTTGTCTGCGATGTAATTTATTGCTTCCCGCACGAAGGCAAACAGTTAAaggtaataatatattttattgttattattattattaagaaaataaatcCCGAGGAATCTAATCGGGAGTTGCATACCGAAACGTGGGCGACACAGAGCCGTCTGATGGTGATTCACCGGCTGCTGCCCGCTGTTCCACGATTCCCGGTTTGCGGCCAATGGATTTGCATTAAAGGAGATTGTTTCCATCCTCGCCATTCGTTACCCGCGCGCCGGACCTGCACTGTTATTCGACAAAATGAGAGACTGACGAGGGGGCCACCAGATCCGGGAAGCAGGAGAACGGGACACGTGACGAACAAGCGTTGCCTTTTCAGTGACGCCGGGGACACACGGGGAGTCGGCGAGGTGGTGCGCTTGGCCATCTCGTCGTGGACGCAGGGGTCGACCTCGGTCTCCGCGGCACGAGGGCGCGGCCACCGTTGGCCACGTGTCCTGGCGTATGGGATGACGACCCGATGGTGGGTGGCGTGGGATCCGCAGCGCGGGTGTGCGGAGGTCAAGACGTTTCGACCGATCTCCCAAATGCAACACGTGGCCCCGGCGTGACCGACGTATAGAACGGCAGTACTGGCACGTGGAGCTACGCATTCCTCATAGCGAATGACTCCCCCGTCGGAGGCGTGGGCGACACAGACTCCATCCAAT
Proteins encoded:
- the LOC135617236 gene encoding uncharacterized protein LOC135617236 translates to MGTTARFLHFPPPLPSPTRPKPRPLFSLLRPSLALSPNSPLPHKFPSLTLSLGPNHKHLALPPQALSKTSSLPLPPFDLDLDLDRVTPLAICKWSAVLAIAIAAVKKAVSLVLNPFFWTYFSWTWIFWPWISAAALAAYGLLCFRKHSLSRASILEQLAVVTAAVAWLTVVPPAHFNGFLEGWPVVLFFVYHYFFFFESSVRRRLYGDLYARPHDTKWDVRLPGPFQVGFAVLVLVGHWLAAYEGPELHMISGGWANAGVWALVAVTLFMRYHSVLYLANYSEKVVVPTAVVQFGPYRWVRHPIYASTMLLFSLHCITLRAPLSLLFLVAVCLVYYGRKAEFEEALMVESFGERYTEYMNKVRYRLIPFVY
- the LOC103991708 gene encoding scarecrow-like protein 9 is translated as MVMDSGLRELSGMMSGLSYDDFYSDQNIFRAIGLGESQPFLGHVNYVDLAQMSSLTNQSSYPTSISTSVEGDNPEDSDIFYSDIALNYISRMLLEEDIDEKVSTYKEDSALRAAVKPFYDILGQKYPPSPDRPLFDGHHCSGSPDERSNDRYGNLYRGGASSSSRVADNSSVCDSSDYQQSLTCPGSVDYSPQTPSSSYNSISSIEEPFNNVTISPNLFFGSMPTWHFKRGVEEARKFLPSNDKLFINLESYGVSSVQIPKRDGKLCNSKGKVEKTISSNGSRVRKNPNMEDLDLTEGRNNKQSAVSSDGEVRSEMFDMVLLYQGDKCSKKMSDLREAMQNEASKSAQNVPTKGSSGGKTRRKKQTKKEVVDLRTLLILCAQAVAVDDRRTANELLKQIRQHSSPNGDGSQRLAHCFADGLEARLAGMGSQIYQALVAKRTTATDILKAYHLYLAACPFKRISHFFSNQTILNLAEKASKVHIIDFGIYFGFQWPCLIQRLATREGGPPKLRITGIDVPQPGFRPTERIEETGQRLAAYAKGFNVPFEYQAIASKWESIRVEDLHIAKDEVVVVNCLYRFRNLIDETVIVDSPRNRVLNTIRKMNPDAFIHGVVNGSYSAPFFVTRFREALFHFSALFDMLETNVPRDDEQRLLIEKDLFGREALNVIACEGSERVERPETYKQWQVRNLRAGFVQLPLDPDIMKKANDKVKSCYHKDFVIDEDSRWLIQGWKGRITYAISAWKPTEA